A stretch of the Jeotgalibacillus haloalkalitolerans genome encodes the following:
- the rpoE gene encoding DNA-directed RNA polymerase subunit delta translates to MELKNRSVEDLREYSFIEIAHQLLVDNHNSMTFNDMVEEWKRLLGVTDKEARDRIVQFYTDLNMDGRFIYLDSDKGWGLRSWYPLDQVEDEQITSEIQTTKKKTKSKKKKKAEEDLDFDNLDDEEDDLVYDEIDDEVEDVEDIDGEEFEDDVDYDDLDDDEDDEDLEEDEEEENL, encoded by the coding sequence ATGGAACTTAAAAATCGCTCAGTAGAAGATCTGCGTGAATATTCATTTATAGAAATCGCACACCAGCTGCTCGTTGATAACCATAACTCAATGACATTCAATGACATGGTCGAAGAATGGAAACGCCTGCTAGGTGTAACAGATAAAGAAGCACGTGACAGAATCGTTCAGTTCTATACAGACCTGAACATGGACGGCCGCTTCATCTATCTCGACTCAGACAAAGGCTGGGGTCTACGTTCATGGTACCCGCTTGACCAGGTAGAAGACGAGCAGATCACAAGCGAAATCCAGACAACGAAGAAAAAGACAAAGTCTAAGAAGAAGAAAAAAGCAGAAGAAGATCTTGACTTTGACAACCTCGATGACGAAGAAGACGACCTTGTCTATGACGAAATCGACGATGAAGTTGAAGACGTGGAAGACATCGACGGAGAAGAATTCGAAGACGACGTCGATTATGATGATCTTGACGATGATGAAGATGATGAAGACCTTGAAGAAGACGAAGAAGAGGAGAATCTTTAA
- the fsa gene encoding fructose-6-phosphate aldolase, translating into MKFFIDTANMDEIKEAHSWGIIDGVTTNPSLVAKEGISFHDRLKEITSLVDGSVSAEVISLDAEGMIREGKELAAIAPNITVKVPMTPDGLKATAAFAKEGIKTNVTLIFSANQALMAARAGASYVSPFLGRLDDIGHDGMDLISTISDMFILHDIKSEIIAASIRHPMHVTQAALNGAHIATCPSKVLHQLFKHPLTEAGIEAFLNDWNNRKS; encoded by the coding sequence TTGAAATTTTTCATTGATACAGCAAATATGGATGAGATCAAAGAAGCACACAGCTGGGGGATTATCGACGGCGTGACAACAAATCCGTCGCTTGTAGCGAAAGAAGGCATTTCGTTCCACGACCGTCTGAAGGAAATCACCTCACTTGTAGATGGTTCAGTCAGTGCAGAAGTTATTTCTCTTGATGCGGAAGGTATGATCAGAGAAGGAAAAGAGCTGGCTGCAATCGCACCGAATATCACCGTTAAAGTCCCCATGACACCTGATGGACTGAAGGCAACTGCGGCATTTGCAAAAGAAGGTATTAAAACAAATGTGACGCTGATTTTCAGTGCAAACCAGGCACTGATGGCAGCGCGTGCGGGTGCATCTTATGTGTCACCTTTCCTTGGCCGTCTTGATGACATTGGTCACGATGGAATGGATCTGATCAGCACAATTTCTGATATGTTCATTCTGCATGACATTAAATCAGAAATTATCGCGGCATCAATCCGTCATCCGATGCATGTCACCCAGGCTGCGCTAAATGGTGCGCATATTGCAACATGTCCATCAAAAGTGTTACACCAACTATTTAAACACCCACTAACGGAAGCGGGAATTGAAGCATTTCTTAACGACTGGAATAATCGCAAATCGTAA
- a CDS encoding TetR/AcrR family transcriptional regulator — MRRDQMIKGAVSLFKQKGFHRTTTREIAKASGFSIGTLYEYIRTKEDVLYLVCDRIYDEVRVRLHDMEIDGGTLQSLSRGIAHYFKVVDGMQDEVLVMYQEAKSLSKDALPYVLKKELEMTKMFETLIQKCVDEGELVMEQDEIHLLAQNIFVQGQMWAFRRWALREYNIDQYTDRQTELLLKGVRGYQAAVNKGE, encoded by the coding sequence ATGCGCCGTGATCAGATGATCAAAGGGGCCGTATCCCTTTTTAAGCAAAAAGGATTTCACCGCACCACAACACGTGAAATCGCCAAAGCTTCAGGATTCAGTATCGGTACACTCTACGAATATATACGTACAAAAGAAGACGTACTCTACCTCGTCTGTGACAGGATCTATGACGAAGTCCGCGTCCGCCTGCATGATATGGAGATTGATGGCGGGACGCTGCAGTCTTTATCAAGAGGGATTGCACATTATTTTAAAGTGGTCGACGGTATGCAGGATGAAGTGCTTGTCATGTATCAGGAAGCCAAGTCACTGTCAAAGGATGCACTGCCGTACGTATTGAAAAAAGAGCTGGAAATGACAAAAATGTTTGAAACGCTGATTCAGAAATGTGTGGATGAAGGTGAGCTTGTGATGGAGCAGGATGAAATTCATCTGCTCGCACAGAACATTTTCGTACAGGGTCAGATGTGGGCGTTCAGAAGATGGGCGCTGCGTGAATATAATATCGATCAGTATACGGACAGACAGACCGAGCTGCTGCTGAAAGGTGTAAGGGGATACCAGGCAGCGGTGAACAAGGGGGAATAA
- a CDS encoding nuclease-related domain-containing protein — MIIKPQTVPRHIKSLEVIAKRLKPFHPKYPEIQRQLAIMVAGHKGETGLDYHLSFIDTPHLTLHNLRLKGELHYFQIDSTLIFSNAIIIIEVKNIAGTIEFNTDFQQVIRTHNGVTEAFKDFHLQTDRQKQQLTAFLKKNKLPNLPVIPLIVMSNSRTIVQSKTPHVLQNVIPAEALQSHIQKRIAGLHIKKISHSQVKKIAELLLRANEELESDWLTRYGLQFHDFHMGVECPGCQIFGMKMKYKSKWECQSCRAISDQAHHSALEELFLLKGEGLTNKDIRHFFLIEHNQQVRRMVNGMSISVAGKTKGTKYYRHKSVME; from the coding sequence TTGATCATTAAACCCCAGACTGTTCCCCGTCATATAAAATCATTAGAGGTCATCGCAAAAAGACTAAAGCCATTTCACCCGAAATATCCGGAAATCCAGCGTCAGTTAGCTATAATGGTCGCCGGGCACAAGGGTGAGACAGGTCTTGATTATCATCTGAGCTTTATTGACACTCCGCACCTCACTCTTCACAACCTTCGTTTAAAAGGGGAACTTCATTATTTTCAAATAGATTCGACCCTGATCTTTTCTAACGCAATTATCATCATTGAAGTGAAAAACATAGCGGGCACAATCGAATTCAACACCGACTTTCAGCAGGTGATCCGCACCCATAACGGTGTAACAGAAGCATTCAAAGACTTTCATTTGCAAACAGACAGGCAAAAGCAGCAGCTCACAGCTTTCCTTAAAAAGAACAAACTTCCCAACCTGCCCGTCATCCCATTAATTGTTATGTCAAACAGCCGCACAATCGTACAATCTAAAACCCCTCATGTACTTCAAAATGTTATACCCGCCGAAGCGCTTCAATCCCATATCCAAAAAAGAATAGCCGGACTCCACATAAAAAAGATCAGTCATTCTCAAGTTAAGAAAATTGCTGAATTATTGCTCAGGGCAAATGAAGAATTGGAATCTGACTGGCTGACTCGTTATGGCCTTCAATTTCATGACTTTCACATGGGTGTCGAGTGTCCAGGGTGTCAGATATTCGGCATGAAAATGAAGTACAAAAGTAAGTGGGAGTGCCAATCCTGCCGGGCAATATCAGATCAAGCTCATCACAGTGCACTTGAAGAACTGTTTTTATTAAAAGGAGAAGGTCTCACTAATAAAGATATCAGGCACTTTTTTCTGATTGAACATAACCAGCAGGTCAGAAGAATGGTAAATGGCATGAGCATTTCAGTCGCTGGTAAAACGAAAGGAACTAAATATTATAGGCATAAGTCTGTAATGGAGTGA
- a CDS encoding class II fructose-bisphosphate aldolase has protein sequence MPLVSMTDMLNKAKDGGYAVGQFNLNNLEFTQAILQAAEEEKSPVILGVSEGAARYMSGFTTVVKMVEGLLEDLNITVPVAIHLDHGSSFDKCKEAIDAGFTSVMIDASHGPFEDNVEVTSKVVEYAHAKGVSVEAELGVVGGQEDDVVADGVIYADPKECKELVERTGIDTLAPALGSVHGPYKGEPNLGFKEMEQIGNEAGVPIVLHGGTGIPTKDIQKAISYGTAKINVNTENQIASAKKVREVLAADSEVYDPRKYLGPAREVIKETVIGKMREFGSSNKA, from the coding sequence ATGCCATTAGTATCAATGACAGATATGCTGAACAAAGCGAAGGATGGGGGCTATGCAGTAGGTCAGTTCAACCTGAATAACCTTGAATTTACTCAGGCGATTCTTCAGGCTGCTGAAGAAGAAAAATCACCTGTAATTCTTGGTGTTTCTGAAGGTGCTGCCCGCTACATGAGCGGATTTACAACTGTGGTGAAAATGGTTGAAGGTCTTCTTGAAGACTTAAACATTACTGTACCAGTAGCAATTCACCTTGACCACGGATCAAGCTTTGACAAGTGTAAAGAAGCAATTGATGCAGGTTTCACATCTGTAATGATTGACGCTTCTCACGGTCCTTTCGAAGATAACGTGGAAGTAACTTCTAAAGTTGTTGAATACGCACACGCTAAAGGAGTTTCTGTAGAAGCTGAACTTGGCGTTGTAGGCGGCCAGGAAGATGACGTGGTTGCAGATGGCGTGATCTATGCAGATCCTAAAGAATGTAAAGAACTTGTAGAACGCACAGGTATCGATACACTTGCACCAGCACTTGGATCAGTTCACGGTCCTTACAAAGGCGAACCGAACCTTGGATTCAAGGAAATGGAGCAGATCGGTAACGAAGCAGGCGTACCAATCGTTCTTCACGGCGGTACAGGCATTCCAACAAAAGATATCCAAAAAGCGATCTCTTACGGAACAGCTAAAATCAACGTGAACACAGAAAACCAGATTGCATCAGCGAAGAAAGTACGTGAAGTACTTGCTGCTGACTCAGAAGTATATGATCCACGTAAATATCTTGGACCAGCGCGTGAAGTGATTAAAGAAACAGTAATCGGCAAAATGCGTGAATTTGGTTCATCAAACAAAGCGTAA
- a CDS encoding response regulator: protein MEKVLIVDDQFGIRILLNEILEKEGYQTYQAANGMEALALLKEEPDLVLLDMKIPGMDGIEILRKMKEKEEEIKVIIMTAYGELGMIQEAESLGALTHITKPFDIQDIRNLVKEHIKAN from the coding sequence GTGGAAAAAGTACTGATTGTAGATGATCAATTTGGCATACGTATTCTGCTGAATGAAATTCTTGAAAAAGAAGGGTACCAGACTTATCAGGCAGCAAATGGAATGGAAGCACTGGCGCTTTTAAAAGAAGAGCCGGATCTAGTATTGCTCGATATGAAAATTCCGGGAATGGATGGCATTGAGATTTTGCGTAAAATGAAAGAAAAGGAAGAGGAGATCAAAGTCATTATCATGACAGCCTATGGTGAACTCGGCATGATTCAGGAGGCAGAATCTTTGGGAGCGCTTACACACATCACGAAGCCTTTTGACATTCAGGACATCAGAAACCTTGTCAAAGAGCATATAAAGGCAAATTAG
- a CDS encoding acyl-CoA dehydrogenase, which yields MNFKLTEEHEMIRKMVRDFAEKDVAPTAAERDEEERFDREIFDKMAELGLTGIPWPEEYGGIGSDYLAYVIAVEELSRVCASTGVTLSAHLSLASWPIYKFGTEEQKKHYLTKLAQGEMLGAYGLSEPGAGSDVSSMKTKAVKNGDHYVLNGSKVWITNGGAAELYIIFAVTDPEAGTRGMSAFIVEKGWEGFSIGKKEKKLGIRSSPTTELIFDNVKVPAENLLGKEGEGFKIAMMTLDGGRNGIAAQAVGIAQGALDASVEYAKGREQFGKTILANQGVSFKIADMATSIEASRLLTYQAAWLESEGLPYGKESAMSKLMAGDTAMKVTVEAVQIFGGYGYTKDYPVERYMRDAKITQIYEGTQEIQRLVIGRMVTK from the coding sequence ATGAATTTTAAGTTAACTGAAGAACATGAAATGATCCGTAAAATGGTACGCGACTTTGCAGAAAAGGATGTTGCACCAACAGCTGCAGAGCGTGATGAAGAAGAACGCTTTGACCGTGAAATCTTCGATAAAATGGCTGAGCTTGGCTTAACGGGGATTCCATGGCCTGAAGAGTACGGTGGAATCGGCAGTGACTACCTTGCATATGTAATCGCAGTTGAAGAACTGTCACGCGTCTGTGCTTCAACAGGTGTAACACTATCCGCTCACCTGTCACTTGCAAGCTGGCCGATCTATAAGTTCGGTACAGAAGAACAGAAAAAGCATTACCTGACAAAGCTTGCACAGGGTGAAATGCTTGGCGCTTACGGACTTTCTGAGCCGGGCGCAGGCTCTGACGTATCTTCAATGAAAACAAAAGCTGTGAAAAACGGTGATCACTACGTACTGAACGGTTCAAAGGTCTGGATCACAAACGGTGGCGCAGCAGAACTGTATATTATCTTCGCAGTCACAGATCCTGAAGCAGGCACACGCGGAATGAGTGCATTTATTGTTGAAAAAGGCTGGGAAGGCTTCTCGATCGGTAAAAAAGAGAAAAAGCTCGGTATTCGTTCATCACCGACAACTGAGCTGATCTTTGACAATGTTAAAGTACCTGCTGAAAACCTTTTAGGGAAAGAAGGAGAAGGCTTCAAGATTGCCATGATGACACTGGACGGCGGCCGTAACGGAATCGCAGCACAGGCAGTCGGCATTGCACAGGGCGCACTTGATGCATCAGTTGAATACGCAAAAGGACGCGAGCAGTTCGGCAAAACGATCCTTGCAAACCAGGGCGTATCCTTCAAAATCGCAGACATGGCAACAAGCATTGAAGCGTCACGCCTGCTGACTTACCAGGCGGCATGGCTTGAATCAGAAGGACTTCCTTACGGTAAGGAATCTGCGATGTCTAAGTTGATGGCAGGAGACACGGCGATGAAGGTGACTGTGGAAGCTGTACAGATCTTCGGCGGCTACGGCTATACAAAGGACTACCCGGTCGAACGCTACATGCGCGACGCAAAAATCACTCAGATCTACGAAGGCACCCAGGAAATCCAGCGCCTCGTAATCGGCCGTATGGTGACGAAATAA
- a CDS encoding DUF2529 family protein, whose product MLKMFTTQLTGLFGRLQSKEEMEIENAARLLAQASVGDGSIYIKGFGEMAGVTAEALQGEEPLEGVRELQNADELTVADRVLLVTRRTTDPQALAFAEKLIEAEVPFAVIAGKVKDAEQDLQEKADSFLNTQTVRGMLPDEFGGRFGFPSLMAALYLYHGVKFVLDEILEDY is encoded by the coding sequence ATGCTAAAAATGTTCACTACACAGCTGACCGGATTATTCGGCAGATTGCAGTCTAAAGAAGAAATGGAAATTGAAAATGCCGCCCGCCTTTTAGCACAGGCTTCAGTTGGTGACGGCTCTATTTATATAAAAGGATTTGGAGAAATGGCAGGCGTGACTGCTGAAGCCTTGCAGGGTGAGGAGCCGCTTGAAGGCGTACGCGAATTACAGAATGCAGATGAATTAACTGTCGCTGACCGCGTGCTGCTTGTCACAAGAAGAACGACTGACCCACAGGCGCTCGCTTTTGCAGAAAAGCTGATTGAAGCTGAAGTGCCTTTTGCTGTGATTGCAGGGAAAGTAAAGGATGCAGAGCAAGACCTTCAGGAAAAGGCAGATTCATTTCTGAACACGCAAACCGTGCGGGGCATGCTGCCGGATGAATTTGGCGGACGATTCGGTTTTCCATCACTGATGGCTGCTCTTTATTTATACCATGGTGTGAAGTTTGTGCTGGATGAGATTCTGGAGGATTATTAA
- the icmF gene encoding fused isobutyryl-CoA mutase/GTPase IcmF: MAVNEPVIYKPKHPVRFVTASSLFDGHDASINIMRRILQASGAEVIHLGHNRSVEEVVNAAIQEDVQGIAISSYQGGHVEYFKYMYDLLKERGAPHIKIYGGGGGVIIPREIKELHAYGIARIFSPEDGRTNGLQGMINRMLEECDYATVEKEMKHEISELTSGDIPVVSKFISLAEYRMKDDSDVWQNIMDQVKAEEKHAPVIGITGTGGAGKSSLTDELIRRFINEIPDKKVAILSIDPTKQKTGGALLGDRIRMNAIFSDRVFMRSLATRGSKSELSLAIRDAISVVKAAGYDMVIVETSGIGQGDAEIAEISDISMYVMTSEFGAPSQLEKIDMIDYADLVVINKYERKGSEDAKRQVQKQYQRSRMLFDQDLDDMPVFGTIASQFNDAGTNTLFAALIEKVNEKVQTDWATAFSKKAEVEKQNVIIPNDRRYYLREISETVRRYHKGAEEQVKLARRFFQLEGSIEAAREAGEDETVNVLETMKETTWEQLSAESKKILENWPQLKELYAQDQFTTKIRDKEIVTELKTTSLSGLSIPKVALPKFEDYGEILKWVYKENVPGSFPYTAGVFPFKRKGEDPKRQFAGEGTPERTNRRFHYLSKDDDAKRLSTAFDSVTLYGEDPDHRPDIYGKVGESGVSICTLEDMKKLYAGFDLCAPSTSVSMTINGPAPIILAMFMNTAVDQQIKAREEELGRTLSMEEFTEVREQTLQVVRGTVQADILKEDQGQNTCIFSTEFALRMMGDIQQYFIDHKVRNYYSVSISGYHIAEAGANPISQLAFTLANGFTYVEYYLSRGMDINDFAPNLSFFFSNGLDPEYTVIGRVARRIWATVMRDKYGANERSQKLKYHIQTSGRSLHAQEIDFNDIRTTLQALMALQDNCNSLHTNAYDEAITTPTEESVRRAMAIQMIITKEHGLSKNENPLQGAFIVEELTDLVEEMVLQEFERINDRGGVLGAMETQYQRGKIQEESMHYEMKKHTGELPIIGVNTYLNPNPPSEEQMDSMELARATKEEKETQITNLQNFQQTHGDKAEEALNRLKETAVSGGNLFAELMETVKVASLGQITHALYEVGGQYRRNM, from the coding sequence ATGGCAGTAAATGAACCAGTAATCTATAAGCCGAAACATCCGGTTCGTTTTGTAACGGCATCCAGCCTGTTTGACGGCCATGATGCGTCGATTAATATTATGAGAAGAATACTGCAGGCGAGCGGTGCGGAGGTCATTCACCTAGGCCACAACCGCTCAGTTGAGGAAGTTGTGAATGCTGCAATTCAGGAAGATGTGCAGGGAATTGCAATTTCATCCTATCAGGGTGGACACGTTGAATATTTTAAATATATGTACGACCTGTTGAAAGAGCGCGGTGCACCGCATATCAAAATTTATGGCGGCGGTGGCGGCGTGATCATTCCGCGTGAAATCAAAGAGCTTCACGCATATGGAATCGCGCGTATCTTTTCGCCGGAGGATGGCCGTACAAATGGGCTTCAGGGCATGATCAACCGGATGCTTGAAGAGTGTGATTATGCAACCGTTGAAAAAGAAATGAAGCATGAGATCAGTGAGCTGACGTCGGGTGATATCCCTGTCGTATCAAAGTTTATCTCACTTGCTGAGTACCGTATGAAGGATGACAGTGACGTCTGGCAGAACATTATGGACCAGGTCAAAGCGGAAGAAAAGCATGCGCCGGTTATCGGAATCACAGGTACAGGGGGCGCAGGAAAAAGCTCGCTGACAGATGAGTTGATCCGACGTTTTATCAATGAAATTCCTGATAAAAAGGTTGCGATCCTTTCAATCGATCCAACCAAGCAGAAAACGGGCGGCGCGCTTTTAGGAGACAGAATCCGTATGAATGCGATTTTCTCTGACCGCGTATTTATGAGAAGTCTTGCAACCCGCGGCTCTAAAAGTGAGTTGTCACTTGCGATCCGTGATGCGATTTCTGTTGTGAAAGCTGCAGGCTATGACATGGTCATCGTTGAGACGAGCGGAATCGGACAGGGGGATGCTGAAATCGCTGAGATCTCAGATATCTCTATGTATGTGATGACGAGTGAATTCGGTGCGCCTTCACAGCTTGAAAAAATCGATATGATTGATTACGCAGACCTTGTTGTTATTAACAAATATGAGCGTAAAGGCAGTGAGGATGCGAAGCGCCAGGTGCAGAAGCAGTATCAGCGCAGCCGCATGCTGTTTGATCAGGACCTTGATGATATGCCGGTGTTCGGTACGATCGCATCCCAATTTAACGATGCAGGCACGAATACACTTTTCGCAGCACTGATTGAAAAAGTGAACGAAAAGGTTCAGACAGACTGGGCAACCGCGTTTTCTAAAAAAGCGGAAGTGGAAAAGCAGAACGTCATTATCCCGAATGACCGCCGCTACTACCTGCGCGAGATCTCAGAAACCGTTCGCCGCTATCATAAGGGTGCTGAAGAGCAGGTAAAGCTTGCACGCCGATTCTTCCAGCTTGAAGGCAGTATTGAAGCTGCAAGGGAAGCGGGCGAAGATGAAACGGTCAATGTACTTGAAACAATGAAAGAAACTACGTGGGAGCAGCTTTCAGCAGAGTCTAAAAAGATTCTTGAAAACTGGCCGCAGCTGAAAGAGCTTTACGCACAGGATCAATTCACAACAAAAATCCGCGATAAGGAAATCGTCACAGAGTTGAAGACAACAAGTCTTTCAGGTCTGTCGATTCCAAAAGTTGCACTGCCGAAGTTTGAAGACTACGGTGAAATTTTAAAGTGGGTCTACAAAGAAAACGTACCGGGATCATTCCCGTATACAGCAGGCGTATTTCCTTTTAAACGTAAGGGTGAAGATCCGAAGCGTCAGTTCGCCGGTGAAGGGACGCCTGAACGGACGAACCGCCGCTTCCATTACCTTTCAAAGGATGATGATGCAAAGCGCCTGAGTACGGCATTTGATTCAGTCACGCTTTACGGTGAGGATCCTGACCACCGACCTGACATTTACGGAAAAGTCGGAGAGAGCGGCGTCAGCATTTGTACACTTGAGGATATGAAAAAGCTTTATGCAGGCTTTGACCTATGTGCACCATCAACGTCAGTATCCATGACGATTAACGGACCTGCACCGATTATTCTGGCAATGTTCATGAATACAGCGGTTGACCAGCAGATAAAAGCACGTGAGGAAGAACTCGGCCGCACCCTTTCAATGGAGGAATTCACTGAAGTGCGTGAACAGACGCTGCAGGTGGTACGCGGAACCGTACAGGCCGATATTCTAAAAGAGGATCAGGGACAGAATACTTGTATCTTCTCAACAGAATTCGCGCTGCGTATGATGGGAGATATCCAGCAGTACTTTATCGATCATAAAGTGCGTAACTATTACTCAGTATCAATTTCCGGCTATCATATCGCTGAAGCGGGAGCGAATCCGATTTCGCAGCTGGCATTTACACTGGCTAATGGCTTTACGTACGTTGAATACTACTTAAGCCGCGGAATGGATATTAACGACTTTGCACCGAACCTGTCATTCTTCTTCTCAAATGGACTTGATCCTGAATACACAGTAATCGGCCGTGTAGCAAGACGGATCTGGGCAACAGTGATGAGAGACAAGTACGGAGCAAATGAACGTAGTCAGAAGCTGAAATATCATATTCAGACATCAGGCCGCTCACTGCATGCGCAGGAAATCGACTTCAACGATATCCGCACAACGCTGCAGGCGCTGATGGCACTTCAGGATAACTGTAACTCGCTTCACACAAACGCATATGACGAAGCGATCACAACGCCGACTGAAGAATCTGTACGCAGAGCCATGGCAATCCAGATGATCATTACAAAAGAGCACGGCTTAAGTAAAAACGAAAATCCGCTTCAGGGTGCATTTATCGTCGAAGAACTGACTGACCTTGTTGAAGAAATGGTGCTTCAGGAATTCGAGCGTATTAATGACCGCGGCGGCGTACTTGGCGCAATGGAAACGCAGTATCAGCGCGGGAAAATTCAGGAAGAATCCATGCATTACGAAATGAAGAAGCATACAGGAGAGCTTCCGATTATCGGCGTGAACACCTATCTGAATCCAAACCCGCCATCAGAAGAACAGATGGACAGCATGGAACTCGCACGTGCGACAAAAGAAGAGAAGGAAACGCAGATCACAAACCTTCAAAACTTCCAGCAGACGCACGGTGACAAAGCTGAAGAAGCGCTGAACCGGTTGAAAGAAACAGCTGTATCAGGTGGCAACCTGTTTGCTGAACTGATGGAAACAGTAAAAGTGGCCTCGCTCGGTCAAATTACACATGCTTTATATGAAGTGGGCGGACAATACCGTCGGAATATGTAG
- a CDS encoding CTP synthase, whose translation MSTKYIFVTGGVVSSLGKGITAASLGRLLKNRGLNVTIQKFDPYINVDPGTMSPYQHGEVFVTDDGAETDLDLGHYERFIDINLNKYSNVTTGKIYSTVLKKERRGDYLGGTVQVIPHITNELKERVFRAGRETNADIVITEIGGTVGDIESLPFLEAIRQIKSDVGRENVMYVHCTLVPYIKAAGEMKTKPTQHSVKELRSLGIQPNIIVLRTENPISQDMKDKIALFCDIDEKSVIEATDADTLYAVPLALQAQNMDQIVCDHFQLDAPQPEMTEWNALVDRVRNLKEKTTIALVGKYVELQDAYISVVESLRHAGYSFDADVEVKWLNSELLTRENIEQELADVDGILVPGGFGDRAIEGKIEAIRYARETKTPFLGICLGMQLASVEFARNVLGLEGAHSAEINPTTPYPVIDLLPEQKDIEDLGGTLRLGLYPCKLTEGTKAFEAYDNEVVYERHRHRFEFNNQYREKMEDAGFLFSGTSPDGRLVEIIELADHPWFVASQFHPEFTSRPTRPQPLFRDFIEATMKK comes from the coding sequence ATGTCAACAAAATATATTTTCGTCACAGGCGGCGTAGTATCATCGCTTGGTAAAGGTATTACAGCAGCATCACTTGGACGCCTTTTAAAAAACAGAGGGCTGAACGTAACAATTCAGAAGTTCGACCCATATATCAACGTAGACCCTGGAACAATGAGTCCATACCAGCACGGTGAAGTATTCGTAACAGATGATGGCGCTGAGACTGACCTTGACCTTGGTCACTATGAGCGTTTTATCGACATTAACCTGAACAAATACAGCAACGTGACAACAGGTAAGATCTACTCGACGGTTCTAAAGAAAGAGCGTCGCGGTGACTATCTTGGCGGAACTGTACAGGTAATTCCGCATATCACAAACGAATTGAAAGAGCGCGTTTTCCGTGCAGGCCGTGAAACAAATGCGGATATCGTGATCACTGAAATTGGCGGAACAGTAGGGGATATCGAATCTCTTCCATTCCTTGAAGCAATCCGTCAGATTAAGAGTGATGTAGGCCGTGAGAATGTGATGTACGTTCATTGTACGCTTGTGCCATACATTAAAGCTGCCGGCGAAATGAAAACAAAGCCGACACAGCACAGTGTAAAAGAGCTTCGCAGCCTTGGTATCCAGCCGAATATCATTGTTCTTCGTACAGAAAACCCGATTTCTCAGGATATGAAAGATAAGATTGCGCTGTTCTGTGACATCGATGAAAAATCAGTCATCGAAGCAACAGATGCAGATACGCTTTACGCTGTACCACTTGCGCTTCAGGCTCAAAACATGGACCAGATCGTCTGTGACCACTTCCAGCTTGACGCACCTCAGCCTGAAATGACTGAATGGAATGCACTTGTGGACCGTGTACGTAACCTGAAGGAAAAGACAACGATTGCGCTTGTTGGTAAATACGTTGAGCTGCAGGATGCTTACATTTCAGTTGTAGAATCACTTCGCCATGCAGGCTATAGCTTTGACGCAGACGTTGAAGTGAAATGGCTGAATTCTGAACTGCTGACGCGTGAAAATATTGAGCAGGAGCTTGCAGACGTTGACGGAATCCTTGTACCAGGTGGCTTCGGCGACCGTGCCATCGAAGGTAAAATCGAAGCAATCCGCTATGCGCGTGAAACAAAAACACCATTCCTTGGTATCTGCCTTGGTATGCAGCTTGCAAGTGTTGAATTTGCACGCAATGTACTTGGACTTGAAGGGGCTCACTCAGCTGAGATCAACCCGACAACGCCATATCCGGTCATTGACCTGTTACCTGAACAGAAGGATATCGAAGACCTTGGCGGAACGCTGCGTCTTGGACTTTATCCATGTAAGCTGACTGAAGGTACAAAAGCATTCGAAGCATATGACAACGAAGTCGTATATGAGCGCCACCGTCACCGCTTTGAATTCAACAACCAGTACCGTGAGAAAATGGAGGACGCAGGATTCCTATTCTCAGGTACAAGCCCTGACGGCCGTCTTGTAGAAATCATTGAGCTTGCTGACCATCCATGGTTCGTGGCGTCACAGTTCCACCCGGAATTCACATCACGCCCAACACGTCCGCAGCCATTATTCAGAGACTTTATTGAAGCAACAATGAAGAAATAA